In the genome of Vulpes lagopus strain Blue_001 chromosome 9, ASM1834538v1, whole genome shotgun sequence, the window CCTTGTCTTGAGGGCACAAGCCTCACGCTCTGGACTCGGCTCTTGGAAGTTCCGGAGGAGAGCCCGCGTGGACAAGCAGAATCGCCTTCCCAGAGCCTGTCCCCCTTCCAGCCTGGGCTTGGCTACCTGGCCCGGGGCCTCCCACCGTCATGTCCCCAAGCCCACACCCCAGGCAAGCAGAGGCTAGAGTGGAGGGAAGCCTGAGCCCGGTACTGCCAGGCAGGAAGCCCCTTAGGAGAGCTGGGAGAGGGGGCTTGGGCAGGGCGGGGCCTACCACTGGGAACAGCGGGAACTGCAGGTGGAAGCCGATGCCCCAGATGTCAGGACTGTTCTggtcaagttttttgttttttttttaatcagttgctTGAACTCATTTATGACTTTTCAGATATTGCACCCGGGGTGCGGGCCTCCATCCACGTTCTCTGGCTCTCAAGTGTCAGGGTCCGGCCCGCTGACCTGTGTTTCAGGAGGCACATCCCATCCGGGCTGGACTATTCCGAGGCCCCGCTGGAGGCCGCAGCTTCGCGGTCGGCGGCCGGTCCCGCGGGAGATGGCCCCGGGGGCGCCCacgctgctgctgctgtggctgctgTGGCTCCCCGGCTGCCCGCCCCGCGCTGCCGCCTGCCCAGCTGCCTGCCGCTGCTACAGCGCCACGGTGGAGTGCGGCGCCCTGCGGTTGCGCGGCGTCCCGCCCGGTATCCCACCCGGGACGCAGGTGGGCACCGCGTGGGGCCCGCGGCCCGGAGGGAGGGGCGTGTGGGCGCCCGGTGGGGGAGGGAGCCGCCTCCACGGCGTGAACAGCCCCCGACCTCCCTCCGGCCCGCAGACGCTGTTCCTGCAGGACAACAGCATCGCGCGCCTGGACCCGGGAGTCCTGGCGCCTCTCGCCGCCCTGCGCCGCCTCTACCTGCACAACAACAGCCTGCGCGCCCTGGAGCCCGGCGCCTTCCGCGCGCAGTCCCGCCTGCTGGAGCTGGCGCTCACCGGGAACCGGCTGCGCGGCCTGCGAGTCGGCGCCTTCTCGGGCCTGGCTCAGCTGCGTGCGCTCTACCTGGCGGGTAACCAGCTGGGGCAGCTGCTGGACTTCACCTTCCTGCACCTGCCGGtgaggggcgcgggcggggcggcgggcgccaGAGGGGCCGGCCCGAGCCGGCGCCTGTCCCCTGGGGCCCCTTCCCTGATGCCCGCTGTCCCTTCAGCGACTGCAGGAGCTGCACCTGCAGGACAACAGCATTGAGCTGCTGGAGGACCAAGCCCTGGCGGGGCTCTCCTCACTGGCGCTGCTGGACCTCAGCAGGAACCACCTGGGCACCCTCAGCCGCGAGGCCCTCCGGCCCCTGGCCAGCCTGCAGGTCCTGCGCCTCACAGGTACCCCCGGGGGTCTCGTGCGGGGCATATTCCGGGCGCAGGCGGGTCAATAGCAACAGGCCCGGGGGCGGACCGGGGCGGGCCGCAGGGGCTCCCAACTGCAGACCGTCCCAccctcctggggcctgggccccGCCCGCAGCCGCCCCGAAGGCTGACGGGAGCGCGGCGCTGGGGCAGGCGCGGCTCGGGGAGCTTGCCCACGCCGGTCGGAGATGCTCGGAGTCCCGGGCAGAGACGAGGGGCTGGCCGGCCTTGGGGCCACCAGCGCAGGCAGGCAGCACCTGCAAGGACGGCCCGGCCGGCGTTTCCAGGACTTAGCGCCTGAGGATGCGGCTGACGGACCGCGGGGTTTAGCGCTGCGGCCCTTGCGTGCGGGCGCCAACGCTTCCGCCCGGATGATGGGGTTGGTTCCAGGCAGAGACTTCAGAGCAGCAGAGGCTGAGAGATgagcgggcggggcggggccgcgcagccacaggggaggggagagcctgCCCCCAGGAGCCAGCGCCCCTGCTCTGCCCGCAGAGAACCCTTGGCGCTGCGACTGCGCCCTGCACTGGCTGGGAGCCTGGATCAAGGAGGGCGGCCAGCGGCTGCTCAGCTCCAGGGACAAGAAGATCGTGTGCGCCGAGCCCCCGCGCCTGGCGCTGCAGAGCCTCCTGGACGTTTCCGGCAGCAGCCTCATCTGCATCCCGCCCTCGGTGCACGTGGAGCCGCTCGAGGCGACGGCCAACCTGGGCGAGGACCTGCGGGTGGCCTGCCAGGCTTCGGGCTACCCGCAGCCCCTGGTCACCTGGAGAAAGGTGGCGCAGCCGCGCGACGGGCAGCCGCGGGCGCAGGCGCAGGCGGAGGGCGGGGCGCCGCGCCCCGGCGGCCCGGGCGGCCCCGACACGGGCAGCGGCATGCTGTTCCTCAGCAACATCACCCTGGCCCACGCCGGCAAGTACGAGTGCGAGGCCTCCAACGCCGGCGGCGCCGCCCGCGTGCCCTTCCAGCTCCTGGTCAACCTGTCCCGGCCGCAGCCGCCgcagcccgcgccgccgccgcccccgcccgccgggcccGTCAGCCACGAGCCGCTGCAGGAGGCGGGCAGCATGGCCTTCCGCGCCCTGGGCCTGGCCACGCAGACGGCCGTGGCGGCTGCCATCGCGCTGCTGGCGCTCACGGCGCTGCTGCTGGCCGCCATGATCTGCCGCCGGCGCCGCAAGCGGAAAAaggcgccggggccgccgggcgaGGGCGCGCTCTTCGTCAACGACTACTCGGACGGGCCGTGCACCTTCGCGCAGCTCGAGGAGCTCCGCGACGAGCGAGGCCACGAGATGTTCGTCATCGATCGCTCCAAGCCGCTCTTCGCCGACGCCCCGACGGAGGCGGCCGACGGCGCGGGGCCCGGGCTCCCGCTGCAACCGCCCACAGCCTACGAGATCCACTGCTGAGCGGCCGGCCcgaggggcgggcgggcgggcgcgcgctGATGACGTGGGCCGCGCGGATTGGTCGGCGGATGGCTCGGCCCGCGCATGCTCCGGCGCGCTCAGTAAAGGGTCGAAGCTGCGCAGTGTGCGGCGAGCCTGTGTGGGGTCCGGGGCCCCGAGGGCGCGGCGCGGGCACCTGCGGACCCCAGCTCTGCGGGGCCGAGGCGGCTCCCTGCACCCCTGCTGGAGGCCGCCCTCTCCTCCGGGCCGCCAGCCCGACGGGGCAtccctggggtgggcagggcgCCGGGCGGTGCAGGCGCCCGGACCGGCTGCCGGGCCAGTGGGAAGCCGGGGGAAGGGGGCGAGGGACGGCAGAGGCAGTGACCAGTCATTCTAACCGGTGAAGACATAAAAAACCACCACAAATGTAAGTTCCAAACACACTGCACGTTTCTACCTTAACGAcctgtctggctccaaagcccacAGGTGGCCTGGGTGCTGGGGCAGGCAGGACCATGAAAAGCCCCAGTGCATGGAGACCCAGTTCTCCTTGAAGCAGGTTCCTGTTCCAACCTCAACCCCGGAGCACGCGGCTCTCCTGGGACGGGCCTAGAGAACACTCTCTCTCAGCTGGCTTGCAGTTGGGACCCTACAAACATTCCAGAGAGGATTAGAACCCCAGAGGGCAGCCAAGTGCACCACAATCAAACCTGGCCCGCAggcctggaatccagccctgaaGCCCACAGTCAGTCAGGGGAATGGGTACAGCGGTGCAGGAAGCTTAGGAAGGCTCAAAGTGCCCAGGAGCAAGGAAACCCGAGCCCGGCGCCTCTGGGTCAGGCCAGGATCTCAGTGAAGGCTCTGTCTGCCTAAGGCAGGGAAGGATCTCCAGTAGTCCTGAACACCAGGACAGCCTGGAGATCATAGGCTGAAGTAGTCTGCAGCCAGGCGCCCATAAATGTCTGTGGTCCAGAGCACATGAGCACGGCCTGAAGCTAGTAGCAGCTGGTGCAACTCGGCCTCCACACGAGCAAACTTCTCCTCATTGATGGAAGCCTCCAGCAGAACAGAAGCAGGCGGTGGCCAGGGCAGGCCCTCATAACAGTCCACGGGGAAGGGGTGCACCACCGTGCGTAGCTCAGCCTGCACCACTGAATCTCGTAGGAGCTCCTTGAGGCCCGCCATGGACAGCGGGTTGCCATAGAGGCCGAGGTAGCGGAGGCTGGTGCAGCGCGTCAGCACGGGGAGTGTGGCCAGCAGCTGGGTATCCGCGAGCTGGCACTCAGTTAGCTCGAGGTGCAACAGTGTGGCTGCTGCCGCCTGCAGTAGACCCTGGAAGGGCTCTAGTTGGCTGCCAGACAGGTCATTGCCACTGAGGTCCAACTTTTTGAGACGGACAGCGTGGGGGCTCTGGGCCAGAAAGCGCAGATCCTCAGGCAGCAGGGCACAAAAGGCCAGCTCCAGGCTCTCCAGGGGGCTCTGCAGGGTACTACAGGGGACATGTGCGGTCACAAAcaggcagggccaggggaggATCTcagggggaagaggggcagggtAGCAGTGGGGCTTGCTCACCTGAGCAGCTGGTCCAACCGACCCGAGAGGAGAGAGGAGCCCATGCTGAGCTCCCGCAGACAAGTGAAGCGGCCCATCTGGGCCAGGAAGTAACGGAAGTTGTCCTCACCATCCACAGAGGGCTGCCTGGAGTCCCCGTGCACATAGTGCAGCCGCAGGCTGGCCAGGTGCTGGAAGCGGGCCACATGTGGGATGATAACAGACAAGCCACGTAGACCCAAGTTGTTAAAGCGCAGGTCCACACGGCGCAAGCAGCCTGCGTCCAGCAGCTGCAGCAAAGCCACAGTGTTGCGCATGGGCAGGTCCTCGGCCCGCAGA includes:
- the LRRC24 gene encoding leucine-rich repeat-containing protein 24 isoform X3, with product MRVRGRGAPRPRSARRCPRCCRVRGRDREEGRSRGPFRSLRSPRASGGLHFGPRSPGTPRTPGRRRGGGGAPVRVRERRPPLPRPALLVGPEHRGLGGGAAPPERQQAPRPTLSRQGAGAAQSCARVFLWRLAPGMGTTARVPGTGLDFMRGHTRTLRLVLRAQASRSGLGSWKFRRRARVDKQNRLPRACPPSSLGLATWPGASHRHVPKPTPQILHPGCGPPSTFSGSQVSGSGPLTCVSGGTSHPGWTIPRPRWRPQLRGRRPVPREMAPGAPTLLLLWLLWLPGCPPRAAACPAACRCYSATVECGALRLRGVPPGIPPGTQTLFLQDNSIARLDPGVLAPLAALRRLYLHNNSLRALEPGAFRAQSRLLELALTGNRLRGLRVGAFSGLAQLRALYLAGNQLGQLLDFTFLHLPRLQELHLQDNSIELLEDQALAGLSSLALLDLSRNHLGTLSREALRPLASLQVLRLTENPWRCDCALHWLGAWIKEGGQRLLSSRDKKIVCAEPPRLALQSLLDVSGSSLICIPPSVHVEPLEATANLGEDLRVACQASGYPQPLVTWRKVAQPRDGQPRAQAQAEGGAPRPGGPGGPDTGSGMLFLSNITLAHAGKYECEASNAGGAARVPFQLLVNLSRPQPPQPAPPPPPPAGPVSHEPLQEAGSMAFRALGLATQTAVAAAIALLALTALLLAAMICRRRRKRKKAPGPPGEGALFVNDYSDGPCTFAQLEELRDERGHEMFVIDRSKPLFADAPTEAADGAGPGLPLQPPTAYEIHC
- the LRRC24 gene encoding leucine-rich repeat-containing protein 24 isoform X2 translates to MRVRGRGAPRPRSARRCPRCCRVRGRDREEGRSRGPFRSLRSPRASGGLHFGPRSPGTPRTPGRRRGGGGAPVRVRERRPPLPRPALLVGPEHRGLGGGAAPPERQQAPRPTLSRQGAGAAQSCARVFLWRLAPGMGTTARVPGTGLDFMRGHTRTLRLVLRAQASRSGLGSWKFRRRARVDKQNRLPRACPPSSLGLATWPGASHRHVPKPTPQILHPGCGPPSTFSGSQVSGSGPLTCVSGGTSHPGWTIPRPRWRPQLRGRRPVPREMAPGAPTLLLLWLLWLPGCPPRAAACPAACRCYSATVECGALRLRGVPPGIPPGTQVGTAWGPRPGGRGVWAPGGGGSRLHGVNSPRPPSGPQTLFLQDNSIARLDPGVLAPLAALRRLYLHNNSLRALEPGAFRAQSRLLELALTGNRLRGLRVGAFSGLAQLRALYLAGNQLGQLLDFTFLHLPELHLQDNSIELLEDQALAGLSSLALLDLSRNHLGTLSREALRPLASLQVLRLTENPWRCDCALHWLGAWIKEGGQRLLSSRDKKIVCAEPPRLALQSLLDVSGSSLICIPPSVHVEPLEATANLGEDLRVACQASGYPQPLVTWRKVAQPRDGQPRAQAQAEGGAPRPGGPGGPDTGSGMLFLSNITLAHAGKYECEASNAGGAARVPFQLLVNLSRPQPPQPAPPPPPPAGPVSHEPLQEAGSMAFRALGLATQTAVAAAIALLALTALLLAAMICRRRRKRKKAPGPPGEGALFVNDYSDGPCTFAQLEELRDERGHEMFVIDRSKPLFADAPTEAADGAGPGLPLQPPTAYEIHC
- the LRRC24 gene encoding leucine-rich repeat-containing protein 24 isoform X1, which produces MRVRGRGAPRPRSARRCPRCCRVRGRDREEGRSRGPFRSLRSPRASGGLHFGPRSPGTPRTPGRRRGGGGAPVRVRERRPPLPRPALLVGPEHRGLGGGAAPPERQQAPRPTLSRQGAGAAQSCARVFLWRLAPGMGTTARVPGTGLDFMRGHTRTLRLVLRAQASRSGLGSWKFRRRARVDKQNRLPRACPPSSLGLATWPGASHRHVPKPTPQILHPGCGPPSTFSGSQVSGSGPLTCVSGGTSHPGWTIPRPRWRPQLRGRRPVPREMAPGAPTLLLLWLLWLPGCPPRAAACPAACRCYSATVECGALRLRGVPPGIPPGTQVGTAWGPRPGGRGVWAPGGGGSRLHGVNSPRPPSGPQTLFLQDNSIARLDPGVLAPLAALRRLYLHNNSLRALEPGAFRAQSRLLELALTGNRLRGLRVGAFSGLAQLRALYLAGNQLGQLLDFTFLHLPRLQELHLQDNSIELLEDQALAGLSSLALLDLSRNHLGTLSREALRPLASLQVLRLTENPWRCDCALHWLGAWIKEGGQRLLSSRDKKIVCAEPPRLALQSLLDVSGSSLICIPPSVHVEPLEATANLGEDLRVACQASGYPQPLVTWRKVAQPRDGQPRAQAQAEGGAPRPGGPGGPDTGSGMLFLSNITLAHAGKYECEASNAGGAARVPFQLLVNLSRPQPPQPAPPPPPPAGPVSHEPLQEAGSMAFRALGLATQTAVAAAIALLALTALLLAAMICRRRRKRKKAPGPPGEGALFVNDYSDGPCTFAQLEELRDERGHEMFVIDRSKPLFADAPTEAADGAGPGLPLQPPTAYEIHC
- the LRRC24 gene encoding leucine-rich repeat-containing protein 24 isoform X4, which translates into the protein MRVRGRGAPRPRSARRCPRCCRVRGRDREEGRSRGPFRSLRSPRASGGLHFGPRSPGTPRTPGRRRGGGGAPVRVRERRPPLPRPALLVGPEHRGLGGGAAPPERQILHPGCGPPSTFSGSQVSGSGPLTCVSGGTSHPGWTIPRPRWRPQLRGRRPVPREMAPGAPTLLLLWLLWLPGCPPRAAACPAACRCYSATVECGALRLRGVPPGIPPGTQVGTAWGPRPGGRGVWAPGGGGSRLHGVNSPRPPSGPQTLFLQDNSIARLDPGVLAPLAALRRLYLHNNSLRALEPGAFRAQSRLLELALTGNRLRGLRVGAFSGLAQLRALYLAGNQLGQLLDFTFLHLPRLQELHLQDNSIELLEDQALAGLSSLALLDLSRNHLGTLSREALRPLASLQVLRLTENPWRCDCALHWLGAWIKEGGQRLLSSRDKKIVCAEPPRLALQSLLDVSGSSLICIPPSVHVEPLEATANLGEDLRVACQASGYPQPLVTWRKVAQPRDGQPRAQAQAEGGAPRPGGPGGPDTGSGMLFLSNITLAHAGKYECEASNAGGAARVPFQLLVNLSRPQPPQPAPPPPPPAGPVSHEPLQEAGSMAFRALGLATQTAVAAAIALLALTALLLAAMICRRRRKRKKAPGPPGEGALFVNDYSDGPCTFAQLEELRDERGHEMFVIDRSKPLFADAPTEAADGAGPGLPLQPPTAYEIHC
- the LRRC14 gene encoding leucine-rich repeat-containing protein 14 isoform X3; its protein translation is MHTLVFLSTRQVLQCQPAACQALPLLPRELFPLLFKVAFMDKKTVVLRELVHTWPFPLLSFQQLLQECAHCSRALLQERPSTESMQAVILGLTARLHTPETEAGTQPLCRKHALRVLDMTGLLDDGVEQDPGTMSMWDCTAAVARTCIAQQQGGTTEPGLAPVPVEVRVDLRVNRASYAFLREALRSSVGSPLRLCCRDLRAEDLPMRNTVALLQLLDAGCLRRVDLRFNNLGLRGLSVIIPHVARFQHLASLRLHYVHGDSRQPSVDGEDNFRYFLAQMGRFTCLRELSMGSSLLSGRLDQLLSTLQSPLESLELAFCALLPEDLRFLAQSPHAVRLKKLDLSGNDLSGSQLEPFQGLLQAAAATLLHLELTECQLADTQLLATLPVLTRCTSLRYLGLYGNPLSMAGLKELLRDSVVQAELRTVVHPFPVDCYEGLPWPPPASVLLEASINEEKFARVEAELHQLLLASGRAHVLWTTDIYGRLAADYFSL
- the LRRC14 gene encoding leucine-rich repeat-containing protein 14 isoform X1, with the translated sequence MLGFLTTSDGGGCGQVVAWGLSSLLKGPSLQVASCLAQRHAHACVPEHAAGAPVPASGLPGPAPAASRALPPAVQGGLHGQEDCCASRAGAHMALPAAQLPAAVAGMCPLQSGLAAGAPQHREHAGCDPGADSPAPHPGDRGWHTASLQPTRAPRKHALRVLDMTGLLDDGVEQDPGTMSMWDCTAAVARTCIAQQQGGTTEPGLAPVPVEVRVDLRVNRASYAFLREALRSSVGSPLRLCCRDLRAEDLPMRNTVALLQLLDAGCLRRVDLRFNNLGLRGLSVIIPHVARFQHLASLRLHYVHGDSRQPSVDGEDNFRYFLAQMGRFTCLRELSMGSSLLSGRLDQLLSTLQSPLESLELAFCALLPEDLRFLAQSPHAVRLKKLDLSGNDLSGSQLEPFQGLLQAAAATLLHLELTECQLADTQLLATLPVLTRCTSLRYLGLYGNPLSMAGLKELLRDSVVQAELRTVVHPFPVDCYEGLPWPPPASVLLEASINEEKFARVEAELHQLLLASGRAHVLWTTDIYGRLAADYFSL
- the LRRC14 gene encoding leucine-rich repeat-containing protein 14 isoform X2, which produces MLGFLTTSDGGGCGQVVAWGLSSLLKGPSLQVASCLAQRHAHACVPEHAAGAPVPASGLPGPAPAASRALPPAVQGGLHGQEDCCASRAGAHMALPAAQLPAAVAGMCPLQSGLAAGAPQHREHAGCDPGADSPAPHPGDRGWHTASLQHALRVLDMTGLLDDGVEQDPGTMSMWDCTAAVARTCIAQQQGGTTEPGLAPVPVEVRVDLRVNRASYAFLREALRSSVGSPLRLCCRDLRAEDLPMRNTVALLQLLDAGCLRRVDLRFNNLGLRGLSVIIPHVARFQHLASLRLHYVHGDSRQPSVDGEDNFRYFLAQMGRFTCLRELSMGSSLLSGRLDQLLSTLQSPLESLELAFCALLPEDLRFLAQSPHAVRLKKLDLSGNDLSGSQLEPFQGLLQAAAATLLHLELTECQLADTQLLATLPVLTRCTSLRYLGLYGNPLSMAGLKELLRDSVVQAELRTVVHPFPVDCYEGLPWPPPASVLLEASINEEKFARVEAELHQLLLASGRAHVLWTTDIYGRLAADYFSL